In the Clostridium sporogenes genome, one interval contains:
- a CDS encoding Na-translocating system protein MpsC family protein, whose product MNSIERVLNNVKILYVEDEAITQIIVKKILKKISGKLYIAENGQEGFELFKIYKPDIVITDLRMPIMNGIDMIKKIRDYDQECGIIINTEVDDIEYIIKSVDIGIDKYLVKPIEKEEIIEAIKNVLKKVIKRKDDKESLCKFINFSKEHKLKITEEIKATISLLVKKYTRKGPKNVQVFWGGSTIEINTYDILTPMEEAIIKNNNNVTLIEYYRELFYEQISKEINDSISEIIGFPVEISEINIDVMENTERIIMKLNLNNMFK is encoded by the coding sequence ATGAATTCTATTGAACGAGTACTTAATAATGTAAAAATATTATACGTTGAAGATGAGGCCATAACTCAAATTATTGTAAAAAAAATATTAAAAAAAATTTCAGGAAAATTATATATTGCTGAAAATGGACAAGAAGGTTTTGAATTATTCAAAATATATAAACCAGATATAGTAATTACAGATTTAAGAATGCCTATTATGAACGGAATAGATATGATTAAAAAAATACGAGATTATGATCAAGAATGTGGAATTATTATTAATACTGAAGTAGATGATATAGAATATATAATAAAAAGTGTAGATATTGGTATTGATAAATATCTCGTAAAACCTATAGAAAAAGAAGAAATTATAGAAGCCATAAAAAATGTATTAAAAAAAGTTATAAAAAGAAAAGATGATAAAGAAAGCTTATGCAAATTTATAAATTTTAGTAAAGAGCATAAATTAAAAATAACAGAAGAAATAAAAGCTACAATATCCTTATTAGTAAAGAAATATACAAGAAAAGGTCCTAAAAATGTACAAGTATTTTGGGGTGGAAGTACTATAGAAATTAATACTTATGATATATTAACTCCTATGGAAGAAGCAATTATAAAAAATAACAATAATGTAACTTTAATTGAATATTATAGAGAACTATTTTATGAACAGATATCAAAAGAAATTAATGATAGTATTAGTGAAATTATTGGATTCCCTGTTGAAATTTCAGAAATAAATATAGATGTAATGGAAAATACAGAAAGAATTATAATGAAATTAAACTTAAACAACATGTTTAAGTAG